The DNA segment TTGCGAAGGTAATTAGCAAACCCCTGGGCCGTGAGTTGCGCTCCGGGATGCTTCTTAGCAAAATTCCGTAAAGCATAAACAGGATGCTGTTCATCAGTGCCCATTAGTCCGTCAAAGCGGTCGATATTGAAGAAGTTTTGAGACTCAAAGTTCGATCGATTCAGCGCACTTCCAAAAGCACCGGAAAAAAGAAGTTCATCCGTTCCCGTTTTCCAGTAGAGCTGTTCACAGGTAAACGACATTTTATGGTAGGAATCGTAGTAAGGGCTCTGCGAAAGGATTCGATTGTTATGAACAAGGAAAACTTCTCCCTGTTTTTGTTTGTAAATCAAGTCGACATTGGAGTGAAAGATGGAATCCTGTTCAATAAAAAGAGACACCTGAGCCTTTGAGGCACGCAACTCGGACTCTTTAAGGATCACTAATCGCGACGTGGTGCGAATGAAATCATAGGTTTTCCCATTGGAATTAGGGCGCCGAATAGTAATAGTTACCGGATCCTCGCTCGAGCCATAACCAATAACACTTGATCCCTTTACTTCGAGGCCACCATCAAAATCAACATTTTCGAATATATTCTTTATTACATACCGCTGCTTATACGATTTAAAACGAGGATAGGTGAGCAGATTCGTAGGTATGCCAATCTCCAGTTTACTGGAAAGTGTACCTAGAATTTTCTCCTTTAAGTATGCGGTATTGACGTATTCCACCGAATCGGCATTGAACCCGTTCTGATCGAGTGCAATGGCATAATTGCGCAACTTAGCATTGGTTACGCTCTGGGACAACCCATTTTTTTCCCATGTTACAATACCACCCTGGCCCTTCCACTGACCGGTAAGTAGGTTGATTTGTCCCGATGTTTTTTTTACAGCAATACTGTCGGTGCTTGAATTGCACTCCAACTCAACCTCATGGAACGACACAACCAACTCCGCCCCTGCCACAAATTTAAATGCTCGTGGCTGAGCACTCCATACGTGCCCTGCAGCCCGATAAACAATACTTGAAGAATCGAGTAGTACCTGTGTATTCGATAATACCTTAAAGAGCTGTGATGCACTAGCTGCTTTTAGTTCCGTGGAGCCACTAATACCCCTAAGCCAAGTCTCAAAATCGCCAACGGGGTGATTGGTTTGACCAAAAGCGCCAATAATTTTCAAGAATGTAGACATGTGGGGAACAGCCAAACACTTTTTCTCGACTAGCTGATTGCACTCCGCAATAATTAATTTTTTATGGGCATCGCTCAGATAGCTGCCGGTATTCCAAAAAACAATAAAGTTATCTACCTGACTCTTTACCTCCTTAGGTAAATCCTGACCAAAATAGGTTAGTAGTTCAAGCGGAAATGCGACTGGATCGCCGGAAAACTTATCGAATCCCTGCTTTTCGCCCCTCACAAGAAAAAGAGAAGCAACAAGGAGAAGGGAGAAGAATATCCGTTTATTGTTTTTAAGAAATGCCATACCGTTTACTTTTTAAAAGAGAGGGCAACCCATCCACTCCGATCTTTTTGCTCCAAAAGAGTTAGTCCTAACCCAATAGCGCACTCGGAAATTATTGGAATATCCACGATAAGAATACCACTCAAGAATAGTAATCCATCGTTTTTCAACACATCCACATAGCGCGACATATCGGCAAGCAGAATATTTCGATTGATATTTGCCAAAATCACATCAAACGTTTCTGCCCCTAACAGATTGGCATCGCCTAAGGCAACCCGAACCTTTCCGGAAGCGTTGCGCTGAACATTTTCTTCAGCATTCTGAAAAGCCCAGTCGTCGTTATCGATAGCTAACACATCGGAAGCGCCTCTCATTGCGGCAAGAATTGCAAGAATGCCCGTACCACAGCCCATATCCAACACCCGCAATCCCTTAAATTCGTTGGCAAGAACAAACTCCACCATTTGGTAAGTAGTGGCGTGGTGTCCGGTGCCAAACGACATCTTTGGCTCAATAACAATTTCGTAGGTGGTCTTGGGCAAGTTGGTATGGAATGGCGCCCTAATGGTACACTTATCCTCAATAATAATTGGCTCGAAGTTCGATTCCCATACCTCATTCCAGTTCTTATCAGGCATCGGTTCCCACGAAATGGTTACCCCATCGGCCGACAAATATTTATTTACGATTGCCGCTGAAGAGTTGCCATCAAATGCCACCTCCGGAATATATGCTTTCAGTGTTGATCCTTCGGTATTAAAAGAGTCGTAGCCAAGCTCGGCGAGCTCAGCTACTAAAATATCGAGTATATCTTCGGTGGGGTTGCTGACAACGCAGCAAAACTCTACGTACTTCACAATATTGTGTTTAAGTTAATTGACTACACTTTCGATCGACCCGACAAGAATAAAAAATCTTGTTGTTGATACTAAAAAGATTTTGCAATTTCGATGTATTCCGAAACCGATAGCGATGCGCCACCAATCAGACCACCGTCTACATCGGGCATGGAAAATATCTCCTTTGCATTGGCTCCCTTAACGCTACCACCATAAAGAATTGGGATAGTATTAGCCACCGCGCTACTATATTGCTTCGAAATAGAATTACGGATAAAGCCATGCATGTCTTGTGCCTGCTCAGGTGTTGCAGTCTTTCCGGTACCAATGGCCCAAACTGGTTCGTAAGCAATTATTACTTTCTTGAGATCATCTTCCGAAAGTTGGTAAACAACCTTCTCCATCTGCTTTACAACAACCTCGAACTGAATTCCTTTCTCGCGCTCAGCAAGTTTTTCGCCAATACAAAAAATTGGGATAAGGCCATGGCTTAAGGTTAAGCGAACCTTCTTCAGCATCATTTCATCGCTCTCATGAAAAAATTCACGACGCTCCGAATGACCAATAATTACGTGGGTAACGCCCATTTCCTTAAGCGTGGTAATAGAGATTTCGCCGGTAAATGCACCGCTAAGTTCCCATGCACAATTCTGGGCACCAACCATTATGCGGCTTCCCTTTACCTTGTCAAGAATAGTTGCAAGGTGAGTATAAGGGGGGCAAACGATAAGTTCAACATCACCTTCCACCTCTGAAACTTTTCCAAGTATTTCAGAAACAAGTTTAACACCCTCTGCTGGAGTTGTATTCATCTTCCAGTTTCCTGCTGCAATTTTCTTTCTCATGTTCACATTTTTAGTCGTCCAAAATTACCGAAAAAACCGATGCCACGCTAGATATTGGTGCGAATATCTGCAAGATAATTAACGGAAACGTTGGCACCCTAAAGGTGTTTGGGCCACTATTGTTACCGTGCAACAGGAAATAAAACAGCCACCCTAGCTAAGTTGAATCCTTGGGTCGATGAGAGTGTAGGCAAAATCCACGAAGAGATTTACGACTATAAAGACGAGGGAAATGGTGAGAACGCAGCCCGCCACCACAGGCATATCATACGAATTAAGGGCATCAACAACAACATAGCCTAGCCCCTTCCAACCAAAAATATACTCGATAAAAATCACGCCGGCCATCATCGAGGCAAACCAACCGGATATACCCGTTACAACCGGATTAAGTGAATTCTTAAGCCCATGACGCCACACTATTTGTCGCATATTCAATCCTTTTGCCCTTGCGGTGCGAATATAATCCTGCGAGAGGACATCAAGTAGCGAACTTCTGGTTAGCTGCAGCACAACCGCTAAGGGTCGAATTCCCAAGGTGAGCGCTGGAAGAATAAGATTTTGAAGTTTCAGGTAGGGGCCATTACCAAAATCATCGATTTCCCACAAATTGCCTGTGAGCGACAGCCCTGTATAGTCTCCCAGTTTATAGGCAAACAACCAAGCGATCAGGATTGCTGCAAAGAAGGAAGGCAAAGACATTCCGAATGAAGTGAAAACCAGCGCTCCTTTATCGAACCAGCTGTCTTTATGCAACCCGCACACCAGTCCTAGAAAGATGCCAAGCGCGCTGGCAAATACCATTGCCGCAATAGCCAAGACCATGGTATTGGGAAAGGTCTCTGCAATTATTTCAGAAACGTTTTTTTGGTTTTGATAGCTACGACGAAGGTATGGAGCCTTAAATGCCACAACCATATTACCTACATTGACAGTCGCAGGCTCTCCATACTTGGCCTTAGCCAGAAAGAAAAGGCTGAGCGAATCGGTAGAATGAATAGATATTGGCGAAAGGTCGTTTAAGAAGGCAAGGTACTGAATTGACTTAGGCTGGTCAAGACCCAAATCTTTCTGGATAAGTTCCATCGACTTCTTGTCCGAACGCTGGCCAACGAGCAACCGCGACGCATCTCCAGGAATAAGACTGAACAGCACAAATAGCAGAGTTACAACACCCCAGAGTATTGCAATACTGTTCAGTAATCGTTTTAGCAAATAGGTAGTCAATGAGGTGCTTTTTGGCAAAGGTAAACAAGCCAAGGGAATGAGCAAATAGAAAATGTATCACGTAACTCAGTATCTGCCAGAAAAACATAGAACAGGCAACCGGTAATAAACATAGATGCTGAAAAAAACGCATATAGAATTTGGAAACTCGGAGTCAATTTCCAATTCTATGTGCGTCTTAGTGCTTTTCAGTTCTCCGTATTCTAGTTTCACCAACAAAACAGGAAATCGTCACGAGTTTCCTTTTTGAGCGAAGGCTAAAATCTTGCTGATACTCTCCTGCGAAGGAGTAGGTGGTAATTTCTTTGCTCCAAACAACGTTAAAAGTTCGGCATCAATTCTAGCAAATAGTCTACGAGGATCTTCTAGCGAAAATCGTTGGGAATTGGGATATTGCTCGTAAATAAATAGGTGTGTAGAATGTTTTGTCATAGGCAAGTGTAAACCATTTAATTTATAAAGAAACGGTATTAACCCTTAACATATTTTAACCGAGTCACTATTTTTTTACTACGCCACAACCCGTTCAATGTGAATAATGTGTATGCACAAAAAAAGCTACCCTTTTCAGAGCAGCCCAATTTGCTCGTTCTCCTTTTTAGTGAAAATAAGCCTAGCGTTTAAAACCTAAAGGAAACGCCAAACATAACATTGGTTGGACGAATTTCGTAGCTACTCGACGCGGTATTCAACCCTCCATAGGAAGAGTAGGCATAGGTCTTCTTGTTGAGAATATTATTCCAATCGGCAGTAAACTCAACCCGCTTCAGCTTATATCGAAAACCTAAGTCGCAAAAGAAAACGACTGGAGCGTTTCCGGCAATAAGCTCGTTATAGAAATGTTCGCCTTTGACCTGGATTTGAAAAGACTCCCACAGATTAAAACCTAGCGATAACTGCTGATAAACTTGATGCAAATAGGGTTGTTTACTACTATTTGCAAAGTCAATTTGCAGCTGGCTCATGGTTATTTGTCCGTTGTAATTCAACTCAACCCAGCTGGTTGGCCGAGCATTAAATTTCGGACTAATGGTAAAAGCGTGGTTCCTGTAGCGAATGGGTGACGCATCCTGAAGCATAGTAGTGGCTATGCTACTGTAGCTAAACACCACTCCTGCTGTCGATTTAAAAAGATCGACGGACTTGCTAATGCGGCTACTTGCCATCCAAAAATCGCGGCTATTACTCCGCTGTATCGCCGAGTTTATGACATATATACCCCGTATCGATTGCACGTAGCTGGCATCCGACAGCGATGGAGTAAAGCTAACCATTGCATTTACGAACAGCGCTGTAACCGGATTCCGATACGCAAATCCCACTGTATAACTTTGGCTCTTCTGCTCCGACACTACCGCATGCCCCCGATTGATATACCTATAGCTACTCAGCACATACCCCGATGATAGTTCCATAGGATCGCCAATACTCTGGTTCTGGCTAACGCTGGAAGAGAGTTCCAACTTAGTGCTGAACTTATACCTCACACTAAGTTTAGGGGTAAAATAGATTGTATTCCAATTCAGTGTTTTGTCTAAAACTTTATCGTTAAAATTCATGCTAACAACCTCGAGCGGGAGCGACAGTTCCATCCTGAACTTTTCGCTTACAAACCCCAATTTAGGAGTAGCCGAGTAGCGAAAATAGTTACAATCCCAGCGGTTGGAGAACTCGCTATCGACTTGGGGCGCAGGTGCAAGAGTGGATGTGTATTCCTGATGCTGAAGGTTTAAACCAAACTTGTTCTCCAAATACCACTTACCCTTGGCCAGTGTAAACGAGGCACTGCTGTTGGACACGGCACTTAAGTGTGTTATATCCTGAACCAGTTGGAGATAGTTGAGCCTACCGTTAAAAATGGTATCGGGCGACTCTTGCCTTACCTCCAAACTCTGAGGAAGCCTGGCAAGCCGATTGAAGCTGGCAAAGGTTACATTCACGCCCCTAATGCGTTTTATCACCCTAAAATCGTTTTGGATAGCCCGCGAAGGGGTTTTATACCGCTGCGTATTGACGCTCGAACCACGACCATCAACGCTGCTGCTGCTCCAATTACCGGTAAGCTTTAGTGCGTTATTGAAGTAGAACTTTGACGTATTTGCCGAAAGCGTCAGCATGGCATCGAAGTAGAATTGCTCATTTACTAAATCACGATCATCGACAACAACCAGTGCGCTATCGTTGGGAAACAGGTAGGTGTCAACCAGTAGGCTATTTTGCGCAACGCGATCCTTCAGGCAGCTAACGTTGAGCCGGAGCTGCCAGTCCTTGCTCAACATCCAAAGGTTATTGCTGCTGGCCATGAAGGTTTTATTAAACAAAAAACGCTCATCGTTTACCAATGGGATTGAGATGGTGGGGATGTCGAACAGGTCGACATCGCTATTACTACTACTCCCATTAAGAAAATCTTCCAGCGTAAAAACCTTTAGCTGCTTAGCAATATTGATTCCGGCATTATTACTCTTGGCCAGATTGATACCCTGATTTCGCTTGGCAATATTCATCAAAAACAGGTTGGCATCCCATAGCTCCACAGGTAGCCCAGTGCCCAGCTGGGCGCTTCCTACCCACCTATACTTAGAGGCTTCCCGCAAGGTTAGGTTAAGCGCGGCCCTGTCGGAAAACGAGGAATTCTCAAGAACTTTTATTTTCTGATGATTTTCGAATATTTGAACGTTAGCAATGGCATCAACCGGTATATTCTCGGTGGCAAGGGAATACTTCCCATCCATAGAATCCATCCCTTCAATATAGAAAGCGTTGATAGGTTTTCCCCCGTAGGAGATTGCCCCGTCCTTGTTCACATCAATCCCCGGCAACTTTTTTAGCACATCACCAATGGTTCTATCCGACTTGCTGGCAAAGCCCGCCACCGAATAGTTAATGGTATCGCGCTTGGCCCAAATCTTATCGGCTTTCACGGAAACCTCGTTTATTGAAATTGCCTCGGGCATCAGCGCCACATTCCTTGAGCCAACTTTCGTTGCCACATACAACTGCTGGGTGGCATACCCCAGACACGAAAAGCACACGAAGACCGAATCGAGCGATTCGTCAAGCGTGATGGAATACTGACCCTGGCTGTTGGTGATTCCGAAGGCCACCATATCGCCAGCAAGTTTTCGGTGCAGGGTGATGGAAGCATTGCTCACAGGGCTCCCGTTGCTTTTATCGGTTACCACGCCGGTAAACGCTACTTGGCCAAATGCAACAGAAAAAAAAAGAAAATATAGGAAAATGATTGCAACTATTCGGTGAATGGTCATAAGGTAAGGTCAATAGGGTTATATGGCTTTGATGGCTTTCCACCCCCATCAAGTGGAGTAATTGTCGCTCCAAATGTAGACTCGATAAGTCCAATGGCATCGGCATAGTAGCGCCTTACAACTTTACTATACTCCTTTTTAGAAACCTTTGTCAACTCCACCTTGTTAAAAACAATAGGCAGCGAAGATGCCTTAAGCCCAACGCACTGAAAGGTATAGTGATTTCGGGTATCGGCAACCTTAAGTATTAGCCCGGGCAAGCCGGAAAGTTGCCATGGGCCACCATTAACTGGTATTCCCGGTGCAAACCATGCCACATAGCTGCGCCCCTTAAAATTGCATACAGCCATTTGGCAACGATAGCCAAGAATGGTATCATACTCCGCCTTTACCTGCCATTGCGGTAGAACAATCGGCTCTGCATAGCAATAGTGGCTATCAATAATCTTATCTACTACGGTAACATCGCCCTCCGGGTAATCACGATAAACCGTATAACTAGAGCGCTTTCCTCCATATTTTGCCATGTTACCAATCATTTCCATGACAGAAACGCCGGCCTTTGTATCGGCATCGACCAATGAATCAGAATGAAAGGTGTAGTAACTGTAAAACTTAGAGCACTTCCGCCCCAGCTCAAGAATCATTAAATCCTCCGAAGTTTTCCCCATGTTTGTGCTATCCTTTACATAGGTTAGCTTATACTGGCAGCGTAAGGTTTGCGTATCAATCTCTTGAGAGTAAGCAGAAAAAGTTAAAACAAAATAAAGAA comes from the Williamwhitmania taraxaci genome and includes:
- a CDS encoding carboxypeptidase-like regulatory domain-containing protein, whose amino-acid sequence is MTIHRIVAIIFLYFLFFSVAFGQVAFTGVVTDKSNGSPVSNASITLHRKLAGDMVAFGITNSQGQYSITLDESLDSVFVCFSCLGYATQQLYVATKVGSRNVALMPEAISINEVSVKADKIWAKRDTINYSVAGFASKSDRTIGDVLKKLPGIDVNKDGAISYGGKPINAFYIEGMDSMDGKYSLATENIPVDAIANVQIFENHQKIKVLENSSFSDRAALNLTLREASKYRWVGSAQLGTGLPVELWDANLFLMNIAKRNQGINLAKSNNAGINIAKQLKVFTLEDFLNGSSSNSDVDLFDIPTISIPLVNDERFLFNKTFMASSNNLWMLSKDWQLRLNVSCLKDRVAQNSLLVDTYLFPNDSALVVVDDRDLVNEQFYFDAMLTLSANTSKFYFNNALKLTGNWSSSSVDGRGSSVNTQRYKTPSRAIQNDFRVIKRIRGVNVTFASFNRLARLPQSLEVRQESPDTIFNGRLNYLQLVQDITHLSAVSNSSASFTLAKGKWYLENKFGLNLQHQEYTSTLAPAPQVDSEFSNRWDCNYFRYSATPKLGFVSEKFRMELSLPLEVVSMNFNDKVLDKTLNWNTIYFTPKLSVRYKFSTKLELSSSVSQNQSIGDPMELSSGYVLSSYRYINRGHAVVSEQKSQSYTVGFAYRNPVTALFVNAMVSFTPSLSDASYVQSIRGIYVINSAIQRSNSRDFWMASSRISKSVDLFKSTAGVVFSYSSIATTMLQDASPIRYRNHAFTISPKFNARPTSWVELNYNGQITMSQLQIDFANSSKQPYLHQVYQQLSLGFNLWESFQIQVKGEHFYNELIAGNAPVVFFCDLGFRYKLKRVEFTADWNNILNKKTYAYSSYGGLNTASSSYEIRPTNVMFGVSFRF
- a CDS encoding GLPGLI family protein, which produces MKLFFFLCFLYFVLTFSAYSQEIDTQTLRCQYKLTYVKDSTNMGKTSEDLMILELGRKCSKFYSYYTFHSDSLVDADTKAGVSVMEMIGNMAKYGGKRSSYTVYRDYPEGDVTVVDKIIDSHYCYAEPIVLPQWQVKAEYDTILGYRCQMAVCNFKGRSYVAWFAPGIPVNGGPWQLSGLPGLILKVADTRNHYTFQCVGLKASSLPIVFNKVELTKVSKKEYSKVVRRYYADAIGLIESTFGATITPLDGGGKPSKPYNPIDLTL
- a CDS encoding ABC transporter permease, which translates into the protein MTTYLLKRLLNSIAILWGVVTLLFVLFSLIPGDASRLLVGQRSDKKSMELIQKDLGLDQPKSIQYLAFLNDLSPISIHSTDSLSLFFLAKAKYGEPATVNVGNMVVAFKAPYLRRSYQNQKNVSEIIAETFPNTMVLAIAAMVFASALGIFLGLVCGLHKDSWFDKGALVFTSFGMSLPSFFAAILIAWLFAYKLGDYTGLSLTGNLWEIDDFGNGPYLKLQNLILPALTLGIRPLAVVLQLTRSSLLDVLSQDYIRTARAKGLNMRQIVWRHGLKNSLNPVVTGISGWFASMMAGVIFIEYIFGWKGLGYVVVDALNSYDMPVVAGCVLTISLVFIVVNLFVDFAYTLIDPRIQLS
- the tpiA gene encoding triose-phosphate isomerase, translated to MRKKIAAGNWKMNTTPAEGVKLVSEILGKVSEVEGDVELIVCPPYTHLATILDKVKGSRIMVGAQNCAWELSGAFTGEISITTLKEMGVTHVIIGHSERREFFHESDEMMLKKVRLTLSHGLIPIFCIGEKLAEREKGIQFEVVVKQMEKVVYQLSEDDLKKVIIAYEPVWAIGTGKTATPEQAQDMHGFIRNSISKQYSSAVANTIPILYGGSVKGANAKEIFSMPDVDGGLIGGASLSVSEYIEIAKSF
- the prmA gene encoding 50S ribosomal protein L11 methyltransferase gives rise to the protein MKYVEFCCVVSNPTEDILDILVAELAELGYDSFNTEGSTLKAYIPEVAFDGNSSAAIVNKYLSADGVTISWEPMPDKNWNEVWESNFEPIIIEDKCTIRAPFHTNLPKTTYEIVIEPKMSFGTGHHATTYQMVEFVLANEFKGLRVLDMGCGTGILAILAAMRGASDVLAIDNDDWAFQNAEENVQRNASGKVRVALGDANLLGAETFDVILANINRNILLADMSRYVDVLKNDGLLFLSGILIVDIPIISECAIGLGLTLLEQKDRSGWVALSFKK